In Aciduliprofundum sp. MAR08-339, a single window of DNA contains:
- the speB gene encoding agmatinase, whose product MLLHFADANGDFDSSFFVIFGVPFDGTSSFRHGSKFAPDEIRKASYNLESYMLEHGISIPDLPVHDMGNIGTLDEFGSVEEVIETVHSTMDYILPEKFPIMLGGEHSITIGAAEALKKIGDVGIIFIDAHGDFRDEYLGNRYSHACTAKRAYEILNKKVISIGVRSASREEVVDAKKLGYAWIDAYEFHKIGWKMAIEKALKIMNVEQIYLSIDIDGIDPAYAPGTGTPEFFGLTPLDVKNIIDFLGPKLIGADITEVCPVYDNGNTAVLASRLVQEIIAAKAKTWKDKFK is encoded by the coding sequence ATGCTTCTGCACTTTGCAGATGCAAATGGAGATTTTGATTCTTCTTTTTTCGTAATATTTGGAGTACCCTTTGATGGTACCTCTTCCTTCAGGCACGGTTCAAAATTCGCTCCAGACGAAATAAGAAAGGCATCCTACAATCTTGAAAGTTATATGCTTGAGCATGGCATATCAATTCCAGATCTGCCAGTACATGATATGGGAAACATAGGCACTTTAGACGAGTTTGGCTCCGTCGAAGAGGTTATAGAGACCGTGCATTCCACTATGGATTACATTCTTCCAGAGAAATTCCCCATAATGCTTGGGGGTGAGCATTCAATAACCATCGGAGCAGCAGAGGCACTGAAAAAGATAGGTGACGTAGGAATAATATTCATAGATGCCCATGGAGATTTTAGAGACGAGTACCTTGGAAACAGATACAGCCATGCATGCACTGCCAAAAGGGCCTATGAAATTCTCAATAAAAAGGTGATTTCAATCGGTGTGCGTTCCGCCTCAAGGGAGGAGGTTGTAGATGCAAAAAAACTTGGGTACGCTTGGATCGATGCCTACGAGTTCCATAAAATCGGATGGAAAATGGCAATAGAAAAGGCACTAAAAATTATGAACGTAGAGCAAATATATTTATCAATCGATATTGATGGCATTGATCCTGCCTATGCCCCTGGTACAGGCACTCCCGAATTCTTTGGCCTGACCCCTCTTGACGTGAAAAACATAATAGATTTTTTGGGACCAAAACTCATAGGGGCGGACATAACGGAGGTATGCCCGGTTTACGATAACGGGAACACGGCAGTACTCGCTTCCAGACTTGTTCAGGAGATAATAGCAGCAAAAGCCAAAACCTGGAAGGATAAGTTTAAATAA
- a CDS encoding type II/IV secretion system ATPase subunit — protein sequence MKLAMSKKDIPAKLKIVNLMKPVFKPDNLKVKEPAKRQYLGSEVTPIPPISSSNIKEIEVNPIEEPYSYVRILYDSLTSEYIYEVIEPPMTDEDWENLKKIKDEMIEILELKNFETEDEKKEYLFEMAENVAKKLQISVDPILWERYKYYIYRDFIGYGPVQVPMHDGEVEDISCDGVNIPIYIYHRMYGSIRSNLKFQKENELDNYVIWIVQKSGRHISISMPMVDASLPDGSRLQATLGKHVTKRGSSFTIRRFKPNPFTPVDLIRFKTMSREMMAYLWLAVENGMSIIVCGGTASGKTTTLNAILLFIPPNMKIATIEDTRELNLPHENWIPSLTREGLGEPNPVTGKKPGEIDMFDLLKAALRQRPHYIMVGEVRGPEAYTVFQAMATGKTCYTTFHADDIKSMVHRFENAPINLPRALIAALDIVILQAQVKVGTTMTRRVKSITEIVGIDPETNEIITNNAYTWNPADDTFNYSGHSYIYEKIAIIKGWTQRRMELEVKRRERILEYMEKLGVRYYRDVARIVAAYYKNPEDVLKRVEEVLSQK from the coding sequence ATGAAGTTGGCAATGTCCAAGAAGGATATACCTGCAAAATTGAAGATTGTGAACCTGATGAAACCCGTGTTCAAGCCGGATAATCTGAAGGTTAAAGAGCCCGCAAAGAGGCAGTATCTGGGCAGTGAAGTAACCCCAATACCCCCAATAAGTTCCTCAAACATCAAAGAAATTGAAGTAAATCCAATAGAAGAGCCCTACTCCTACGTTAGGATTCTGTACGATAGTCTCACAAGCGAGTACATTTACGAGGTTATAGAGCCGCCAATGACTGACGAAGATTGGGAAAATTTAAAAAAGATAAAGGATGAGATGATAGAAATACTGGAACTGAAAAATTTTGAAACAGAGGATGAGAAAAAAGAGTATCTTTTTGAAATGGCAGAAAATGTGGCCAAAAAACTTCAGATTTCGGTAGACCCTATTTTGTGGGAGAGGTACAAATACTACATTTACAGGGATTTTATTGGGTATGGACCTGTGCAGGTACCCATGCACGACGGAGAAGTTGAGGACATATCCTGCGATGGTGTAAATATTCCTATTTACATATACCACAGAATGTACGGATCAATAAGGTCAAACCTTAAATTCCAGAAGGAGAATGAGCTGGATAACTACGTGATTTGGATCGTGCAGAAATCCGGCAGGCACATATCAATATCCATGCCAATGGTTGATGCCTCCCTCCCAGACGGTTCAAGATTGCAGGCCACTCTGGGAAAACATGTTACAAAGAGAGGGTCCTCCTTTACCATAAGAAGATTCAAACCCAATCCGTTTACCCCTGTGGATCTCATAAGATTCAAAACAATGAGCAGGGAGATGATGGCTTACCTGTGGCTCGCTGTTGAAAATGGAATGAGCATAATCGTATGCGGGGGCACAGCAAGTGGAAAAACAACTACACTTAATGCAATACTCCTGTTCATACCTCCAAATATGAAAATAGCTACCATCGAGGATACAAGGGAACTCAACCTTCCCCATGAGAACTGGATTCCTTCGCTCACCAGAGAGGGACTTGGGGAACCGAATCCAGTAACGGGTAAGAAACCAGGAGAGATAGACATGTTTGATCTTCTGAAAGCCGCCCTGAGGCAGAGACCCCATTACATAATGGTTGGAGAGGTGAGAGGACCTGAGGCCTACACAGTGTTCCAGGCCATGGCCACTGGAAAGACATGCTACACCACGTTCCATGCAGATGATATAAAGTCCATGGTTCACAGATTTGAGAATGCCCCCATTAATCTACCAAGAGCACTTATAGCTGCACTGGACATTGTGATTTTACAAGCGCAGGTCAAGGTGGGCACAACAATGACCAGGAGGGTAAAATCCATAACAGAGATTGTAGGAATAGATCCGGAGACAAACGAAATAATCACAAACAACGCATACACGTGGAACCCTGCAGACGATACTTTCAATTATAGTGGACACAGTTACATATATGAAAAAATAGCCATAATCAAAGGATGGACCCAGAGGAGAATGGAGCTGGAGGTTAAGAGAAGGGAGAGGATACTGGAGTATATGGAGAAACTTGGAGTGAGATACTACAGAGATGTGGCCAGAATAGTAGCCGCCTATTACAAAAATCCAGAGGATGTATTAAAAAGGGTGGAAGAGGTATTGTCTCAGAAGTGA
- a CDS encoding translation initiation factor IF-5A, whose amino-acid sequence MSWRDVEVRELKVGGYMVVDDEPCKIVEMTTSKPGKHGEAKARIVAIGVFDGQKRSIVYPVKHKVKVPIIEKRNAQVLAIMGDEAQLMDSETFETFELPIPEELKGNIAPGKNVEYWEALGKRKIMKVTGE is encoded by the coding sequence ATGTCATGGAGAGATGTTGAAGTTCGAGAACTCAAGGTTGGCGGTTATATGGTTGTGGATGATGAGCCCTGCAAGATAGTGGAGATGACCACGAGCAAACCTGGGAAGCACGGAGAAGCCAAGGCAAGAATCGTCGCCATTGGAGTGTTTGACGGGCAGAAGCGGAGCATAGTGTACCCCGTGAAGCACAAGGTGAAGGTTCCAATAATAGAGAAGCGAAACGCCCAAGTTCTGGCCATAATGGGGGACGAGGCACAGTTGATGGATTCAGAAACTTTTGAGACCTTTGAACTGCCCATACCCGAAGAACTCAAGGGCAATATTGCTCCCGGAAAGAACGTTGAATATTGGGAAGCACTCGGAAAGAGAAAGATAATGAAGGTTACAGGCGAATAA
- a CDS encoding type II/IV secretion system ATPase subunit, which produces MMPKGFKRLNMSIFQGILKPQVKIKIPKFEVAKSSDITPIPPLERDNYETVEVYPVYPPYVYVRIIYDREEYEYIYQLIEPPLSEEEQDLLEELNDTLNRTLRYNWEMMNIKDREQYLMESVDSFLNSREIKIDKLSKQRIMYYVVRDHVGYQKIDGLLRDEFVEDISCDGVGVPIYVFHKKYQSIKTTISYKDDDELNSFIVYIAQKCGKQISVAEPILDGTTSEGHRVQATYGREVTTRGGTFTIRRFKERPFTPTELVLFGTASPEIVAYLWLMVEHGESAIVIGGPACGKTSTLNAFSMFIPPTAKIVSIEDTREINLPHQNWIPGTTRSGIGEATLTGKSAGEIDMYDLVRAALRQRPNYIIVGEVRGKETYTMFQAMATGHTTYSTMHADSIISMIHRLENPPINCPRILMTALNNVIIQKMARVKNETVRRITQLVENVGFEPETNELITNVVFEWDQGKDTHKFKGHSYLFDKIMTMKNLTHNEMMEEFERRTDVVRYWVEKRILDFREIWSTISDYYKDPIGTAEKIRLELGEVEK; this is translated from the coding sequence ATGATGCCAAAGGGGTTCAAAAGGCTGAACATGTCCATATTCCAAGGCATATTAAAGCCCCAGGTTAAAATCAAAATCCCAAAGTTTGAGGTGGCCAAGAGCAGTGACATCACCCCTATTCCTCCGCTGGAGAGGGACAACTATGAAACTGTTGAGGTGTACCCTGTTTACCCTCCATATGTTTACGTGAGAATAATTTACGATAGGGAAGAGTACGAGTACATTTACCAGCTCATAGAGCCTCCCCTGAGCGAGGAAGAGCAAGACTTGCTTGAAGAGCTCAACGATACTTTAAACCGCACGCTAAGGTATAACTGGGAGATGATGAATATCAAGGACAGAGAGCAGTACCTTATGGAGAGTGTTGACAGTTTCCTAAACAGCAGGGAGATCAAAATAGATAAATTATCAAAGCAGAGAATAATGTACTACGTTGTGAGGGACCATGTGGGTTATCAGAAAATTGATGGCTTGCTGAGGGATGAGTTCGTTGAAGACATATCCTGCGATGGAGTGGGTGTGCCGATTTACGTTTTTCATAAAAAGTATCAATCCATAAAGACAACCATTTCATACAAGGACGATGATGAACTCAATTCATTCATAGTTTACATAGCTCAGAAATGCGGAAAGCAGATTTCTGTGGCCGAGCCAATACTGGATGGAACCACCTCTGAGGGACACAGAGTCCAGGCCACATACGGCCGTGAGGTTACAACAAGGGGAGGTACTTTCACCATAAGAAGATTCAAGGAGCGCCCATTCACGCCCACTGAACTGGTACTGTTCGGGACTGCCTCTCCTGAGATCGTAGCATACCTCTGGCTCATGGTTGAGCACGGGGAAAGCGCCATAGTCATAGGAGGACCTGCATGCGGCAAAACATCCACTCTCAACGCCTTTTCAATGTTCATCCCTCCCACCGCAAAGATTGTGAGCATTGAGGACACAAGAGAAATAAACCTGCCACATCAAAACTGGATACCCGGAACAACTAGAAGCGGAATTGGAGAGGCAACCCTAACAGGAAAATCGGCAGGCGAGATTGATATGTACGATCTTGTTCGTGCTGCGTTGAGGCAGAGACCCAACTACATAATTGTGGGAGAGGTTAGGGGCAAGGAGACCTACACAATGTTTCAGGCCATGGCAACGGGGCATACAACATACTCGACCATGCATGCAGATTCCATAATATCAATGATCCACCGCCTTGAAAATCCGCCAATAAACTGCCCCAGAATTCTCATGACCGCATTGAACAACGTCATAATTCAGAAGATGGCCAGGGTTAAAAACGAGACTGTTAGGAGGATAACCCAACTGGTGGAAAATGTGGGTTTTGAACCTGAAACGAATGAACTGATAACGAATGTGGTATTTGAGTGGGATCAGGGGAAGGATACCCACAAGTTCAAGGGACACAGTTACCTCTTTGATAAGATAATGACCATGAAAAATCTGACCCACAATGAGATGATGGAGGAATTTGAGCGTAGAACCGATGTTGTTAGGTACTGGGTTGAAAAAAGGATTCTTGATTTCCGAGAGATATGGAGCACAATCTCAGATTACTACAAAGACCCAATCGGAACCGCTGAGAAAATAAGGCTCGAACTTGGGGAGGTGGAGAAATGA
- a CDS encoding S26 family signal peptidase: MAKDENIVKDTVKDIVISLVIVAVIFLSLYAYAQTWPPIVVIESGSMQHGSLSHIGTIDTGDIVIVKKVYSPEDVVSYVEGRMHGYKSYGDYGDVVIYKCNGRLIIHRAIVYLHWNGREWKIRGFENGNYPSWLHVTRDYITIDNVGYARKEVVINIDPYHLNPSKFGTSGFITMGDHNLAQFGGSAYDQSNTGGFIPICPKLVNFNMIVGVARGEIPWFGAIKLYFTHTNTGEIPHNTNTDLVVSIVLIIACSFGIDYVVAHRKEMVERIRGRSSEK, translated from the coding sequence ATGGCAAAGGATGAAAATATTGTAAAGGATACGGTGAAGGATATTGTCATCTCCTTAGTTATTGTTGCCGTTATTTTTCTCTCTCTGTATGCCTATGCTCAGACATGGCCTCCGATAGTTGTGATTGAATCTGGAAGTATGCAGCATGGGTCTCTGTCCCACATAGGTACCATTGATACGGGAGACATAGTGATCGTGAAGAAGGTTTACTCTCCCGAAGATGTTGTGAGTTATGTTGAAGGTAGAATGCACGGATACAAGAGTTATGGGGATTATGGGGATGTGGTCATATATAAATGCAATGGAAGACTGATAATCCACCGGGCAATTGTGTACCTGCACTGGAACGGCAGGGAGTGGAAGATAAGGGGATTTGAGAATGGAAACTACCCCTCATGGCTTCACGTTACCAGGGATTACATAACCATTGATAATGTGGGATATGCCAGAAAGGAAGTGGTGATAAATATAGACCCGTACCATTTGAATCCCTCAAAGTTTGGAACCTCAGGTTTCATAACCATGGGAGATCACAATCTTGCCCAGTTTGGGGGAAGTGCTTATGACCAGAGTAATACTGGAGGGTTTATACCCATATGTCCCAAACTTGTGAATTTCAATATGATTGTTGGCGTTGCCCGGGGAGAGATCCCATGGTTTGGTGCGATAAAACTCTATTTTACGCATACAAATACGGGGGAAATTCCACATAATACCAATACAGATCTTGTTGTTTCCATAGTTCTGATAATTGCCTGTTCATTTGGGATAGATTATGTTGTTGCCCACAGAAAGGAGATGGTTGAGAGAATACGGGGACGAAGTTCAGAAAAATAG
- a CDS encoding type II secretion system F family protein, with translation MRLMARLFERYAPKPRDMPYKIKLPKGTLPAYITLDPYHKIAWKIMGRMAERAVKKKKYSKLEMDLLKAHILLRPQEYLAYTYFTTLLVGIISIVMAAFLALMGLAIKNPLITILFLMIGIFMAVFIPIMTYFSLISSPSSKSKKRGKDIDTHLPAAVNFIAALSSADVTVATIFKELSLRNEYGEIAKEAEWITRDTELLGKDILSAIEEASRRSPSVKWQEFLQGVITTATSGGRLKPFFLSKSEEYEKEKKLMLKKNMESLGLFAEIYVTVGVAFPLFLVVIIAIMALINKNSAASTVMLLEIIVIVMIPILIFVFSYFIYSTSKEVAE, from the coding sequence ATGAGGTTGATGGCAAGACTCTTCGAGAGGTACGCACCCAAACCCAGAGATATGCCCTACAAGATCAAGTTACCAAAGGGCACACTGCCAGCATACATAACCCTGGATCCATATCATAAAATCGCGTGGAAAATTATGGGCAGGATGGCCGAGAGAGCGGTGAAGAAGAAAAAGTACTCAAAACTCGAAATGGATCTTTTAAAGGCCCATATACTTCTAAGGCCCCAGGAATATCTTGCCTACACGTACTTCACAACCCTTTTGGTTGGTATTATCAGCATAGTTATGGCTGCCTTTTTGGCTCTTATGGGTCTCGCCATTAAAAATCCACTAATAACCATTCTGTTTCTTATGATTGGAATATTTATGGCAGTTTTCATACCCATAATGACGTATTTTTCTCTAATATCTTCACCATCATCCAAGTCCAAGAAGAGAGGAAAGGATATAGATACCCATCTCCCCGCAGCGGTAAATTTCATCGCTGCATTATCCTCTGCCGATGTGACCGTAGCAACGATATTCAAGGAACTATCACTAAGAAATGAGTATGGAGAAATAGCAAAGGAGGCCGAATGGATAACCAGAGATACTGAACTTCTCGGCAAGGATATACTCTCTGCGATAGAGGAGGCCTCAAGAAGGAGCCCCTCGGTAAAATGGCAGGAGTTTCTCCAGGGGGTTATAACAACTGCCACCTCTGGAGGACGCCTTAAACCCTTCTTCCTCTCAAAATCGGAGGAGTACGAGAAGGAGAAGAAATTGATGCTCAAAAAGAACATGGAGAGTCTCGGCCTTTTTGCAGAAATATACGTCACCGTGGGAGTGGCCTTTCCCCTGTTTCTCGTGGTGATAATAGCCATAATGGCTCTTATAAATAAGAACAGTGCAGCGAGCACCGTTATGCTTCTGGAGATCATTGTGATTGTTATGATTCCCATTCTAATTTTCGTGTTTAGTTATTTCATCTACAGCACAAGTAAGGAGGTGGCAGAGTGA
- a CDS encoding type II secretion system F family protein produces MNKEKIVFYTSALIAAAFISLGILLYKRDMHILGLKYLDFIVTGTSAFLFGPGIYDMLSTRRIKKMEERFPDFLRDVAESSRFGMTLAEAIVVASSGRYGALTDEIKRLAAKINWGVPVRDALLSFNERVKTPLIDRIIAIVIKSNEAGGNVSDVLNMVARSARDSQLSQKERNIEMFTYGFVLLTSFFVFLATIIILNNSFLPEMGKAGMAVEESFKKASLAGALPGGGIAYEYVPIISFLFVIATIIHGIGDGIMIGILSDGRIKSGFIWAFVLLVSGYFILRLLGAA; encoded by the coding sequence GTGAATAAGGAAAAAATTGTGTTCTACACATCTGCCCTTATAGCCGCGGCTTTCATCAGTTTGGGGATACTTCTGTACAAGAGAGATATGCACATCCTCGGGCTCAAGTATCTTGATTTCATTGTCACTGGGACATCTGCCTTTTTATTTGGACCCGGTATATACGACATGCTCTCAACACGCAGAATTAAAAAAATGGAAGAGCGTTTTCCTGACTTTCTAAGGGATGTGGCCGAATCCTCAAGATTCGGTATGACCCTTGCAGAGGCTATAGTTGTGGCATCTTCAGGAAGGTACGGTGCTTTGACAGATGAGATAAAGAGGCTGGCAGCAAAGATAAACTGGGGAGTGCCTGTGAGAGATGCTTTGCTTTCATTCAATGAGCGCGTGAAGACGCCTCTAATAGATAGAATAATCGCAATAGTTATAAAATCAAACGAGGCGGGAGGCAATGTATCGGATGTGCTCAACATGGTTGCAAGATCCGCCAGAGATAGTCAGCTATCACAAAAAGAGAGGAACATTGAGATGTTCACCTATGGATTTGTTCTTCTGACCTCGTTCTTCGTGTTCCTTGCCACAATAATAATCCTCAACAACTCGTTCCTACCAGAAATGGGTAAGGCAGGAATGGCCGTAGAAGAGAGTTTCAAAAAAGCATCGCTGGCTGGGGCGCTGCCGGGTGGTGGTATAGCATATGAATACGTACCCATAATAAGTTTTCTATTTGTGATCGCAACAATAATCCACGGAATAGGTGACGGTATAATGATTGGCATACTTTCAGACGGGCGCATAAAGAGCGGGTTCATATGGGCCTTTGTGCTCTTGGTATCCGGATATTTCATCCTCAGACTTCTGGGGGCGGCTTGA